One Victivallis lenta DNA segment encodes these proteins:
- a CDS encoding substrate-binding domain-containing protein, which produces MARTWVAIGILLLSAALFSAGLVRKFATLRHSETVPRKIITVIPKGVENPWWNQVRLGALAGAAGTPYRMVWTGPELESDHMRQITCIEDALTRNSAALVIAPNDSKALIRPVLRAMKSTPCVIIDSPLGKMNGLPLVGTDNSAAGELGARLAARAIGGHGRILVVNHLRNSESTEERARGFIETIRNLYPAIEIVESPFGESSLRNVRPLVTDLLIRHPGIDAIFTVNLDTSEGAYRALLNEGLAGKVRLIAFDSSALLLDGVRRGNVEAIIAQNPFEIGRRGVLRALEMLEGKDGETVTPIPVFVVNRSNLDEMIRSEPAALGL; this is translated from the coding sequence ATGGCACGCACCTGGGTGGCAATCGGAATTCTGCTTTTGTCGGCCGCGCTGTTTTCAGCGGGGCTCGTCCGTAAATTTGCAACTCTCCGGCACTCCGAAACCGTACCGCGGAAAATCATCACCGTCATTCCGAAGGGCGTCGAAAATCCGTGGTGGAATCAGGTCCGGCTCGGCGCCCTGGCCGGAGCCGCCGGGACTCCGTACCGGATGGTCTGGACCGGTCCCGAGCTTGAGAGCGACCATATGCGCCAGATCACCTGCATCGAGGATGCGCTGACCCGGAATTCGGCCGCACTCGTCATCGCTCCGAACGATTCGAAAGCGCTCATTCGCCCGGTTCTGAGAGCGATGAAGAGCACTCCGTGCGTCATCATCGATTCCCCGCTCGGGAAAATGAACGGCCTGCCGCTCGTCGGCACCGACAACTCCGCCGCCGGCGAACTCGGCGCCCGGCTGGCGGCGCGCGCGATCGGCGGTCACGGCCGGATTCTCGTCGTCAACCACCTCCGGAACTCCGAATCGACCGAGGAGCGTGCCCGCGGCTTTATCGAAACGATCCGGAATCTCTATCCCGCGATTGAGATCGTCGAGTCGCCGTTCGGGGAGAGTTCGCTGCGCAATGTGCGCCCGCTGGTGACCGACCTCCTGATCCGGCATCCCGGCATCGACGCGATTTTCACCGTCAATCTCGATACGTCGGAGGGTGCTTACCGGGCCCTGCTGAACGAAGGTCTGGCCGGCAAGGTCCGGCTGATCGCCTTCGACTCTTCGGCGCTGCTGCTCGACGGCGTGCGCCGCGGCAATGTCGAGGCGATCATCGCGCAGAATCCGTTCGAGATCGGGCGCCGGGGCGTATTGCGCGCGCTGGAGATGTTGGAAGGCAAGGATGGGGAG